The Shewanella sp. NFH-SH190041 genome has a window encoding:
- a CDS encoding coniferyl aldehyde dehydrogenase, with product MDMATEGMQQQQLHQHFTAQRQAFSQTDMPDYQHRIAQLKALKQALLAHQDELLRALSEDYGYRSPDDSMLSDILPVISNINYSIKHLRRWMKPSRRHAGLMLAPASVTVHYQPLGVVGIIVPWNFPLTLSLGPLATVLAAGNRAMLKLSEFTPTTNQVIRRLLAKAFSPKWVCVIEGEADIAAAFSALPFDHLLFTGSTSVAKHVMHAAADNLTPLTLELGGKSPVIIAPDMPITTAVERLIYGKCLNAGQICVAPDYVLCPAGQEQAFIQAYRQQFRAMYGAKLADTPDYGNVINARQFNRLQTLLDDAQAKGAQITPALDETQGSQDNKTTNQQNSRKLATQLITRVTDNMLLMQEEIFGPLLPIVSYNTLDEAIAYINARPRPLALYLMSFDNRTQQQVLSRTHSGGVCINETVFHVAADDAPFGGIGPSGMGHYHGHEGFLQFSHARTVLHRGRLNTGKLVHPPYGKFWQKWLVRLFVR from the coding sequence ATGGATATGGCAACCGAGGGAATGCAACAGCAACAACTGCATCAACACTTTACCGCGCAACGGCAGGCATTTTCTCAAACAGACATGCCCGATTATCAACACCGTATCGCCCAGCTCAAAGCACTAAAGCAAGCATTGCTCGCCCATCAAGATGAATTGCTCCGTGCGCTGAGCGAGGATTATGGTTACCGTAGCCCGGATGACAGCATGCTGTCAGATATTCTGCCGGTGATCAGTAATATCAATTACAGCATCAAACACCTGCGCCGCTGGATGAAACCCAGCCGTCGCCATGCCGGACTGATGCTTGCTCCGGCCAGCGTCACTGTGCATTATCAACCCCTCGGCGTTGTGGGCATTATTGTGCCGTGGAATTTCCCCTTAACCCTGTCACTGGGACCATTAGCCACTGTACTGGCCGCGGGGAATCGAGCCATGCTGAAATTGTCTGAGTTTACTCCAACAACTAATCAGGTTATCCGCCGATTATTAGCTAAAGCCTTTTCACCTAAATGGGTGTGCGTTATTGAAGGTGAAGCTGATATCGCCGCCGCGTTTTCTGCCTTGCCATTTGATCATCTGCTTTTTACAGGCTCAACCTCAGTGGCTAAGCATGTCATGCATGCGGCAGCGGATAACCTGACCCCGCTGACACTGGAGCTTGGTGGCAAATCTCCGGTGATTATTGCTCCGGATATGCCAATAACAACTGCGGTTGAACGACTTATTTATGGCAAATGCCTCAATGCTGGGCAGATTTGTGTAGCACCAGATTATGTGCTTTGCCCCGCCGGGCAGGAACAAGCGTTTATCCAAGCCTACCGGCAACAATTTCGTGCTATGTACGGTGCCAAATTGGCTGACACTCCTGACTATGGCAATGTTATTAATGCGCGGCAATTTAACCGCTTGCAGACATTACTGGATGATGCCCAAGCCAAAGGAGCCCAAATTACTCCGGCACTGGATGAAACACAGGGCTCACAAGATAACAAAACTACAAATCAGCAAAACAGCCGTAAATTAGCTACCCAGTTAATCACCAGGGTAACGGATAACATGCTGTTAATGCAGGAAGAAATCTTTGGTCCGCTACTGCCTATCGTCAGTTATAACACGTTGGATGAGGCCATTGCTTATATTAATGCTCGTCCGCGACCATTGGCGCTTTATCTAATGAGCTTTGATAATCGGACACAACAGCAAGTGTTAAGCCGTACTCACTCCGGCGGTGTGTGCATTAATGAAACTGTGTTTCATGTCGCCGCTGATGATGCACCTTTTGGGGGGATCGGCCCATCCGGCATGGGGCATTACCATGGCCATGAAGGTTTTTTGCAATTTAGCCACGCTAGAACCGTGCTGCACCGCGGCCGACTCAATACCGGGAAGTTGGTTCATCCCCCTTACGGCAAGTTCTGGCAAAAATGGTTAGTGCGTCTGTTTGTCCGTTAA
- a CDS encoding STAS/SEC14 domain-containing protein, with protein sequence MKLDRHGISVGIERVGEDDFFVTLKLVGKLTHADYEQMVPMLESAIAGVKDPDIYVLCDITELEGWEARAMWDDLKLDFKHGRHFEKIAVIGDTNTQEWLTKVANWFTSIKVKFFLNTFDAIHWLKD encoded by the coding sequence ATGAAACTTGATCGTCACGGGATTTCAGTGGGCATTGAGCGGGTCGGCGAAGATGATTTTTTTGTCACGCTCAAACTGGTAGGCAAACTGACCCACGCAGATTATGAGCAGATGGTACCTATGTTGGAGTCTGCTATTGCTGGGGTTAAAGATCCCGATATCTATGTGTTATGTGATATTACCGAGCTAGAAGGATGGGAGGCCCGGGCCATGTGGGATGATTTGAAGCTAGACTTTAAACATGGCCGTCACTTTGAAAAAATCGCTGTGATTGGCGATACCAATACCCAAGAGTGGCTGACCAAAGTGGCCAATTGGTTTACTTCCATCAAGGTGAAATTTTTCCTCAATACCTTTGATGCTATCCATTGGCTGAAGGATTGA
- a CDS encoding universal stress protein yields the protein MRTRNILWPTDFSETALHALSYAVEMANFYHVGLRILHVVEQLSGDENFQILAITPEELMQNMEAVAAQQMQGLLAKLDTDVKVETLVRRCEENNIAEQIVKEAQQGDIGMIVMASHGRTGLAHLWHDNVAEAVTARASCPVLIVK from the coding sequence ATGCGTACTCGCAATATTCTATGGCCGACCGATTTTTCTGAAACTGCTCTGCACGCATTATCCTATGCGGTAGAAATGGCCAATTTTTACCATGTAGGACTGCGGATCTTGCATGTTGTTGAACAGCTGTCCGGGGATGAAAATTTCCAAATCCTAGCTATTACGCCAGAAGAGTTAATGCAGAATATGGAAGCCGTTGCGGCGCAGCAGATGCAGGGCTTGCTGGCGAAATTAGATACAGATGTCAAAGTGGAAACCTTGGTACGCCGCTGTGAGGAAAATAATATCGCCGAGCAGATTGTCAAAGAAGCGCAGCAGGGTGACATTGGCATGATTGTTATGGCCAGCCATGGTCGCACCGGACTTGCGCATTTATGGCACGATAATGTTGCTGAGGCGGTGACGGCACGAGCCAGTTGTCCTGTGCTGATCGTGAAATAG
- a CDS encoding TetR/AcrR family transcriptional regulator: MADSKKQAILQAALPLFVERGFDATSTAMLAQQAGVATGTLFHHFANKDAVLAALFISTKQEFADHMQAFSPVGEFAQQLQQLWDRAIEWSLANPLKQQFFQHYCLSPALPQALRDRAMFDILGFLAEHLRQGQASGELSHWPLTLLLHYCHGQYLASSQLFVQQPQLWQQADYRLGSFQLLWQAIKA, from the coding sequence ATGGCCGACAGTAAAAAACAAGCCATTTTACAAGCGGCACTGCCGTTGTTTGTCGAGCGGGGTTTTGATGCCACCTCAACAGCAATGTTAGCGCAGCAGGCCGGAGTGGCAACCGGTACTCTATTTCACCACTTTGCCAATAAAGATGCGGTATTAGCAGCGTTATTTATCAGTACTAAGCAGGAATTTGCAGATCATATGCAAGCGTTCTCCCCTGTAGGGGAATTCGCTCAGCAACTGCAACAATTATGGGACAGAGCAATAGAGTGGTCGCTGGCAAATCCTCTCAAACAGCAATTTTTCCAACACTATTGTTTGTCACCAGCCCTGCCGCAGGCCCTTCGTGACCGCGCTATGTTTGATATTTTGGGCTTTTTGGCTGAGCACTTACGCCAAGGACAAGCAAGTGGAGAATTAAGTCACTGGCCACTGACCTTGTTACTGCATTACTGTCACGGCCAATACCTTGCCAGCAGCCAATTGTTTGTGCAGCAGCCGCAACTGTGGCAGCAAGCAGATTACCGCTTGGGCAGTTTTCAACTGCTCTGGCAGGCAATTAAAGCGTAA